One part of the Microtus ochrogaster isolate Prairie Vole_2 chromosome 16, MicOch1.0, whole genome shotgun sequence genome encodes these proteins:
- the LOC101996606 gene encoding cathepsin 7-like, which translates to MIVAVFLTILYLGLASAAPTPDYSLDAEWEEWKRSFEKTYSQEEERHRRAIWEDNVKMIKLLSEENGLGMNNVTVEMNEFGDMTGEEMREMMKGSSVLTLKKGKHIQKLGDTNIPKTLDWRTQGYVAPVRRQGNCGACWAFAVAAAIEGQLFKKTGKLTPLSVQNLIDCSRSFGTTGCKGGRIYNAFQYVKNNGGLEAEATYPYEAKVRRCRYRAERSVVKVARFYVVPSNEEALLNALVTHGPIAVGIDAGHESFKKYTGGMYHEPNCRRDSPTHSVLLVGFGYEGRESEGKKYWLIQNSHGESWGEKGYMKVPRDQNNYCGIASYAMYPVL; encoded by the exons ATGATTGTTGCTGTCTTCTTAACCATCCTGTACTTGGGACTGGCTTCAGCTGCTCCAACACCAGATTACAGTTTGGATGCtgagtgggaggagtggaagaggaGCTTTGAGAAAACATACAGCCAA gaggaagaaagacatcgGAGAGCAATATGGGAAGACAATGTCAAGATGATCAAACTGCTCAGTGAGGAGAATGGCCTGGGGATGAACAACGTCACCGTAGAGATGAATGAATTTGGTGACATG ACTGGTGAAGAGATGAGGGAAATGATGAAGGGGAGTTCAGTTCTGACTCTAAAGAAAGGGAAACACATCCAGAAACTAGGAGATACCAACATCCCCAAAACTTTGGATTGGAGAACACAAGGCTATGTCGCCCCCGTGCGGAGACAG GGAAATTGTGGTGCTTGTTGGGCTTTTGCTGTGGCTGCTGCCATAGAAGGACAACTGTtcaagaaaacaggaaaactgACCCCATTGAGTGTCCAGAACCTAATTGACTGCTCTAGATCTTTTGGTACTACTGGCTGTAAAGGAGGCAGGATCTATAATGCCTTCCAATATGTAAAGAACAATGGaggtctggaggctgaggcaaccTACCCATATGAAGCAAAGGTAA GACGCTGCAGGTACCGTGCTGAACGTTCTGTTGTCAAGGTTGCCCGCTTTTACGTTGTCCCAAGTAATGAAGAAGCCCTACTGAATGCTTTAGTAACTCATGGGCCCATTGCTGTTGGAATTGATGCTGGacatgaatcttttaaaaaatatacggGAG gtaTGTACCATGAGCCAAACTGCAGACGTGATTCTCCTACACATTCGGTGCTGTTGGTTGGCTTTGGCTATGAAGGCAGAGAGTCAGAGGGCAAGAAATACTGGCTGATACAGAACAG CCATGGTGAAAGTTGGGGAGAGAAAGGCTACATGAAGGTTCCCAGAGACCAGAACAACTACTGTGGAATTGCTTCCTATGCCATGTACCCTgtattgtga